The Acidobacteriota bacterium genome has a segment encoding these proteins:
- a CDS encoding OmpA family protein, which translates to MRKLQVALMTALIFGVSLPAPAQDAEEIILIYKGSDIRYDDKIGFEEFAFIADESTVRTVEGILRRQFCRAPEGRSPLEIIRNYEKAIKDLGGAIFFVSRDPKSLEIDGLKFKDVFGKNRLERGLSTSHFTHTAFPGEITEYLAGKISAGDKDIYVVVAAGPGAWAASEHTRTFYELVTLEAEPMDMGMVTAVAIGEGLAEQGRIAIYDILFDTGKAEVKAESAPALKAIAEYLKADKTRRVLVVGHTDNTGDFDMNIALSTDRAKAVVAKLVSDFGVGADQLKPYGVGPVSPVRSNASEEGRAMNRRVEIVAR; encoded by the coding sequence ATGAGGAAATTACAAGTCGCCCTGATGACGGCGCTGATTTTCGGCGTATCCCTGCCGGCGCCGGCTCAGGATGCCGAAGAGATCATCCTGATCTACAAAGGCAGCGACATCCGGTATGACGACAAGATCGGTTTCGAAGAATTTGCATTCATCGCCGATGAATCCACCGTCCGGACCGTCGAGGGCATCCTTCGGCGGCAATTCTGCCGGGCTCCGGAAGGACGGTCTCCGCTCGAGATCATCAGAAACTACGAAAAAGCCATCAAGGACCTCGGAGGAGCGATTTTCTTTGTTTCGAGGGATCCCAAGTCCCTTGAGATCGATGGGTTGAAATTCAAGGATGTCTTCGGAAAAAACCGCTTGGAACGCGGTCTGTCAACATCCCATTTCACGCATACGGCGTTCCCCGGCGAAATCACCGAATACCTGGCGGGAAAAATCTCCGCAGGCGATAAGGATATCTATGTCGTCGTCGCCGCCGGACCGGGTGCCTGGGCCGCGAGCGAGCATACCCGCACGTTTTATGAGCTGGTCACCCTCGAGGCGGAGCCCATGGACATGGGGATGGTGACGGCTGTGGCTATTGGTGAGGGCTTGGCCGAGCAGGGCCGGATCGCCATCTACGACATTCTTTTCGACACGGGGAAGGCCGAGGTCAAGGCTGAATCGGCCCCGGCCCTTAAGGCCATTGCCGAATACCTCAAAGCGGACAAGACCCGGAGGGTTCTGGTCGTCGGCCACACGGACAATACCGGCGACTTTGATATGAACATCGCCCTCTCGACCGACAGGGCCAAAGCCGTTGTCGCGAAACTCGTTTCCGATTTCGGTGTCGGGGCCGATCAGCTCAAACCTTACGGCGTCGGTCCCGTCTCGCCGGTCCGGAGCAACGCCTCCGAAGAAGGCCGGGCGATGAAT
- a CDS encoding DmsC/YnfH family molybdoenzyme membrane anchor subunit: MLLREWPLAVFTVLGQTAAGVFLVAVLPLYLFPGRSGETATRNTRLLLLIVVAAVLAAAAAVSFFHLGRPFRAVNALNNIRSSWLSREILSELVFLGGLGILAGLELRGYGGAPAARAVAGFAAVAGTLFLFSMIRLYMLPTVPAWNSPYTPLSFVLTAALTGTLAAHFIRPDPRWLAAALVFFAAAAATAVLYAPGAGLLGWRETPSLRPPSPAFQPVFFLRIALLGLGGLAVSLSLLFQKIPWSGRLIPAALALAIMAETMGRLLFYSAVGPYSR; this comes from the coding sequence GTGCTTCTCCGGGAATGGCCGCTTGCCGTTTTCACCGTTCTCGGCCAGACGGCCGCGGGCGTTTTTCTCGTCGCCGTTCTGCCGCTCTATCTTTTTCCCGGTCGCTCGGGCGAAACCGCAACGCGGAACACGCGCCTTTTGCTGCTGATAGTCGTCGCGGCCGTTTTGGCCGCGGCCGCCGCCGTTTCGTTTTTCCATCTCGGCCGGCCCTTTCGAGCCGTCAATGCCCTGAATAACATCCGGTCGTCCTGGCTCAGCCGGGAAATCTTGAGCGAGCTTGTTTTTTTGGGCGGGCTGGGGATTTTGGCCGGTCTCGAACTTCGGGGTTACGGCGGGGCTCCGGCGGCCCGCGCCGTCGCCGGTTTCGCCGCCGTCGCCGGAACTCTGTTTCTTTTCTCAATGATCCGGCTTTATATGCTGCCCACGGTTCCGGCCTGGAACAGTCCCTATACGCCGCTTTCCTTTGTCCTGACGGCGGCCCTGACGGGAACTCTGGCCGCGCATTTTATTCGGCCCGATCCCCGATGGCTTGCGGCCGCTCTCGTTTTTTTTGCGGCCGCCGCCGCAACCGCCGTCCTGTACGCGCCTGGAGCCGGCCTTCTCGGATGGCGTGAGACACCTTCTCTCAGACCACCTTCACCCGCATTTCAACCGGTGTTTTTTTTACGGATCGCTCTACTGGGGCTGGGAGGCCTGGCCGTCTCGCTGTCCTTATTATTTCAAAAAATTCCTTGGTCCGGCCGGTTGATCCCGGCCGCTCTGGCTTTGGCGATCATGGCCGAGACGATGGGCCGTCTTCTGTTCTATTCCGCGGTCGGACCCTACAGCCGATGA
- a CDS encoding TIGR04076 family protein, which translates to MEDGVFRLYDLHVETIPHPEGKPFVCNHPAGSFFEVRGENIHFPDGQPFPLYCLAALLPLLPAKQRETHPCDWMTTDAVVACPDPHCGGRFQITRTGTREFRHADVTRIPLRRKRQS; encoded by the coding sequence ATGGAAGACGGCGTCTTCAGGCTTTACGATCTTCACGTGGAGACAATTCCTCATCCGGAGGGAAAGCCGTTCGTGTGCAACCACCCGGCCGGATCCTTTTTCGAGGTCCGGGGGGAAAACATCCATTTTCCGGACGGGCAGCCTTTTCCCCTCTATTGTCTGGCGGCTCTGTTGCCTCTTCTCCCGGCCAAACAGAGGGAAACCCATCCCTGCGACTGGATGACGACGGACGCCGTCGTCGCCTGCCCCGACCCCCATTGCGGAGGACGTTTTCAAATCACCCGGACGGGAACGCGGGAGTTCCGGCATGCCGACGTCACCCGGATCCCGCTGCGGAGGAAAAGGCAATCATGA
- a CDS encoding 4Fe-4S binding protein produces MCDFCCHSVWSFVTPFIGGICNCSLPGCLAMRTTLSHKTPVMFRSEYLARVDDGKCNGCGACVMICPFDAFRPHEKKAKALIDWKKCYGRGACRSACPRDAIALVDRASVPEATALWL; encoded by the coding sequence ATGTGTGATTTTTGCTGCCACTCCGTCTGGTCGTTTGTGACCCCCTTTATCGGCGGAATCTGCAACTGCTCCCTCCCCGGCTGCCTGGCCATGAGGACGACCCTGTCCCACAAGACCCCGGTCATGTTCCGGTCGGAATACCTGGCCCGGGTGGACGACGGGAAATGCAACGGTTGCGGCGCCTGCGTCATGATCTGTCCGTTCGACGCCTTCCGGCCCCACGAGAAGAAAGCCAAGGCTCTCATCGACTGGAAAAAATGCTACGGTCGCGGCGCCTGCCGTTCCGCCTGTCCGCGCGATGCGATTGCGCTCGTCGACCGCGCATCCGTCCCGGAGGCGACCGCCCTGTGGCTTTGA
- a CDS encoding M20/M25/M40 family metallo-hydrolase yields MNNKPGRLLGRPASLAIPAIVCALLCTVAACRTSPSGPPWAAPGVDPVLAELAEFLAIPNVASDAANIRRNAEHLADMMRRRGIETRLLEFAEAPPVVYGEIRSPGAERTLLIYAHYDGQPVDPSRWASDPWIPVLRSGRLDDGAPVVPFEKLPAGTEGDEWRIYARGASDDKGTIVAFFAALDNLKAQGVPLSVNIKLLFDGEEEIGSPHLESILKENLELFQADAMLLCDGPVHQTRRPQIVFGARGISGLEMTVFGPNRALHSGHYGNWAPNPAAQLAGLLSSMRDPQGKILIPGYYDDVRPLTASEREAIDKAPRVEESLLHEFALAWSEGGDARLEELIMRPALNVRGLSSGGVREKAANAVPTEAAASVDFRMVADQTPERVRDLVEAHIRNFGWTIVRDVPHDGMRRNTPRLIRLEWEGGYPAYRAPLDAPFSQALVRTLAGVVGDDLVIMPALGGSIPMPLFDRLLGIPIALLPIANHDNNQHGPNENLRIKNLRDGVAMHAALLSSLDW; encoded by the coding sequence ATGAATAACAAGCCCGGAAGATTATTGGGCCGGCCGGCGTCTCTTGCCATCCCGGCCATCGTTTGCGCACTTCTCTGCACTGTTGCGGCCTGCAGGACTTCGCCATCCGGACCCCCTTGGGCCGCGCCGGGCGTCGATCCCGTTCTTGCCGAGCTGGCCGAATTCCTGGCGATTCCCAATGTCGCTTCGGATGCGGCCAATATCCGGCGGAACGCCGAGCATCTGGCCGACATGATGCGCCGCCGGGGCATCGAAACCCGGCTCCTCGAATTCGCTGAGGCTCCTCCGGTCGTTTACGGGGAAATCCGATCTCCCGGCGCCGAACGGACGCTTCTGATTTATGCTCATTACGACGGTCAGCCCGTCGACCCGTCCCGTTGGGCGTCGGATCCCTGGATCCCGGTTCTTCGATCGGGACGACTTGATGACGGCGCTCCCGTTGTTCCTTTTGAGAAGCTCCCCGCGGGGACGGAAGGTGACGAATGGCGGATCTATGCCCGCGGAGCGAGCGACGACAAGGGAACCATCGTGGCCTTTTTTGCGGCGCTCGACAATCTCAAAGCCCAGGGCGTTCCGCTTTCGGTCAACATCAAACTTCTTTTCGACGGCGAGGAGGAGATCGGATCTCCCCATCTTGAATCCATCCTCAAGGAAAACCTGGAGCTTTTCCAGGCCGACGCCATGCTTCTCTGCGACGGCCCGGTTCATCAGACCCGGAGGCCTCAGATCGTCTTCGGAGCCCGCGGCATTAGCGGGCTGGAAATGACCGTCTTCGGCCCGAACCGCGCCCTCCACAGCGGGCACTACGGCAACTGGGCGCCCAACCCTGCAGCCCAACTTGCCGGTCTTCTCTCTTCCATGAGAGATCCACAGGGAAAAATCCTGATCCCCGGTTATTATGACGATGTCCGCCCCCTGACCGCGTCCGAGAGGGAAGCGATCGATAAGGCTCCCCGCGTTGAGGAGAGCCTTCTTCATGAATTCGCCCTGGCTTGGAGCGAGGGGGGAGATGCCCGACTCGAGGAACTCATCATGCGGCCCGCATTGAATGTCCGCGGCCTTTCGAGCGGTGGAGTCCGGGAAAAAGCGGCTAACGCCGTTCCAACCGAGGCGGCGGCCTCAGTCGATTTCCGGATGGTGGCCGACCAAACACCCGAACGCGTCCGCGACCTCGTCGAAGCGCATATCCGGAACTTCGGCTGGACGATCGTCCGGGACGTCCCCCATGACGGGATGCGCCGGAATACGCCCCGCCTGATCCGCCTGGAATGGGAGGGAGGATATCCCGCCTACCGGGCGCCTCTTGACGCCCCTTTCTCTCAGGCGCTCGTGCGCACTCTGGCCGGTGTCGTCGGCGATGACCTCGTCATCATGCCCGCTCTCGGAGGCAGCATTCCCATGCCTCTTTTCGACCGCCTGCTGGGCATTCCCATTGCGCTCCTGCCCATCGCCAACCACGACAACAACCAGCACGGACCGAACGAAAACCTGCGGATCAAAAACCTCCGCGACGGCGTCGCCATGCACGCCGCCCTCCTGTCTAGCCTTGATTGGTGA
- a CDS encoding molecular chaperone TorD family protein, whose product MTGTPDSDREPSYAELAASFETAFLFLSRVFLEPPDQEFLERTASEELLDDWPLPANCDAAVGLAMMKNGLTAAASGGWKDLAADYVDLFAGGRLLAPPFESVYRGKDRLMFEDTTFEVREIYRGHGLEVPDKNTVPDDHIGFELLFLAWLCGRAAGGAADFLSQHLLLWAGRFAKAVIDHASTSFYRGAAHLMNGTIRLLARSLGLHDPHKT is encoded by the coding sequence ATGACCGGCACTCCGGATTCAGACCGCGAACCGTCTTATGCCGAACTTGCCGCCTCCTTCGAGACGGCTTTTCTTTTTCTCTCACGGGTTTTTCTGGAACCGCCGGACCAAGAATTCCTGGAAAGGACGGCTTCGGAAGAACTTCTCGATGACTGGCCCCTTCCCGCGAATTGTGATGCGGCGGTCGGACTGGCCATGATGAAAAACGGGCTGACGGCGGCCGCCTCGGGCGGCTGGAAGGACCTCGCCGCGGATTACGTCGATCTCTTTGCGGGCGGACGCCTTCTTGCCCCGCCTTTCGAGTCCGTCTATCGGGGAAAGGACCGCTTGATGTTCGAGGATACGACGTTCGAAGTCCGGGAGATCTACCGCGGCCACGGTCTCGAAGTTCCGGACAAGAACACCGTTCCGGACGATCACATCGGCTTTGAACTTCTCTTCCTGGCCTGGCTCTGCGGCCGGGCGGCCGGGGGCGCGGCCGATTTTCTTTCTCAACATCTCCTCCTGTGGGCGGGTCGGTTCGCGAAGGCCGTTATCGATCATGCCTCGACATCCTTCTATCGTGGTGCGGCCCATCTCATGAACGGGACGATCCGCCTCCTGGCCCGCTCGCTCGGTCTTCACGATCCCCACAAAACTTGA
- a CDS encoding Na+/H+ antiporter NhaC family protein — protein MSATGEAAAGPVVRFVGGVAGALFPFILFVAGVVTVALSGAPDERGFWPILILSLTVGLLLAREKRAYCETVIRGMAQPIVMIMITAWMLASSVGVLMSDTGLVEGLVWAAGQLRLEGAAFAAAAFLICGAVSVATGTSFGTILICGPILFPAGGLAGASPAVLAGAILAGATFGDSIAPISDTTIAAALSQNADIGKTVRRRLRYVLPAGAVALIAYALIPGGGAEGLRSAAPVEGSPAGLPMILVPVLIIVLLLRGRHLLEGLLIGLLSGTVLGLILGRLAPGRLLTLDAAEFSAGSFIIDGINRAVGISFFTILLMGLVAAVEAGGPLRLLVDAAAARSRTLRSTESWIVGAVSAAVLVTCHSIVAVLTVGPFARRIGESMGISPTRRANLLSLSVSTYPFLLPYFIPVILTANATRSGAPFGIEAVSPLQTGLFNIYSWALLAVLAAALFLGYGRARDR, from the coding sequence GTGAGCGCGACCGGGGAGGCTGCGGCCGGACCTGTCGTCCGGTTTGTCGGAGGAGTGGCGGGGGCGCTTTTTCCCTTTATCCTGTTCGTCGCCGGGGTCGTCACGGTGGCCCTTTCCGGCGCTCCGGACGAGCGGGGCTTCTGGCCCATCCTGATCCTTTCGCTCACCGTGGGACTTCTTCTGGCCAGGGAAAAACGGGCGTACTGCGAGACGGTCATCCGCGGCATGGCCCAGCCCATCGTCATGATCATGATCACCGCCTGGATGCTGGCTTCGTCCGTCGGTGTTCTGATGAGTGACACGGGCCTTGTCGAAGGGCTGGTCTGGGCCGCGGGGCAACTGAGGCTTGAGGGCGCGGCCTTCGCCGCTGCGGCCTTTCTGATCTGCGGCGCCGTTTCCGTGGCCACGGGGACGAGCTTCGGAACCATTCTGATCTGCGGTCCGATTCTTTTTCCGGCGGGTGGTCTGGCCGGCGCTTCCCCCGCCGTCCTGGCCGGAGCTATCCTGGCGGGCGCCACGTTCGGCGACAGCATCGCGCCTATTTCCGACACGACGATCGCCGCGGCCTTGAGCCAGAATGCGGATATCGGCAAGACCGTGCGCAGGCGTTTACGGTATGTTCTTCCGGCCGGGGCGGTCGCTCTCATCGCCTATGCCCTGATTCCGGGCGGGGGTGCGGAGGGACTTCGGTCGGCTGCACCCGTCGAGGGATCGCCGGCGGGGCTGCCGATGATTCTTGTTCCGGTGCTGATCATTGTTCTTCTGCTCCGCGGAAGACATCTGCTCGAGGGTCTTCTGATCGGGTTACTCTCGGGAACAGTCCTGGGACTGATCCTGGGCCGTCTTGCACCCGGCCGGCTCCTGACTCTGGACGCAGCGGAATTTTCGGCGGGGAGTTTCATCATCGACGGCATTAACCGGGCCGTCGGGATCAGTTTCTTCACCATCCTGCTGATGGGTCTCGTTGCGGCCGTCGAAGCCGGAGGGCCGCTCCGCCTTCTGGTCGACGCCGCGGCGGCCAGGAGCCGGACCCTGCGATCGACGGAATCATGGATCGTCGGGGCCGTGAGCGCGGCCGTGCTCGTCACCTGTCACAGCATCGTCGCGGTCCTGACCGTGGGACCGTTCGCCCGCAGGATCGGAGAAAGCATGGGCATCTCCCCCACACGCAGGGCCAACCTCCTCAGTCTTTCCGTATCGACGTATCCTTTTCTGCTCCCTTATTTTATTCCCGTCATCCTGACGGCCAACGCCACCCGGTCCGGAGCCCCTTTTGGAATCGAGGCCGTCAGCCCGCTTCAGACCGGGCTGTTCAATATCTACAGTTGGGCGCTCCTGGCCGTTCTGGCCGCGGCTCTTTTCCTGGGCTACGGCCGAGCCCGCGACCGCTGA
- a CDS encoding HD domain-containing protein translates to MIIDYLSNRLPGLVENIRSTITASERAFDGRLDSGSHSYLWEHTVLVVEIAFRIAEEEGLDPLAAAAAALFHDAGKFVEGRYHENNEPEEEAAAGLAESMLPASGASPSLTRRVAKAVRDLYNPRGRRNRLASAVHDADFLAKAGLVGVAGFFIKSTLRGRGLEDAIVHSLSRELTYASCLPSNMRTKAGRHLAEKKSSAALVFYRRLLAELGEIHGRRFRIRKIRIPKPGTQGATLEIRLVLPAVCGVCGRSWRIAWDTESGIKCEKLTAEIRCAACGERLSVSFCLPEIPA, encoded by the coding sequence ATGATTATTGACTATCTATCGAATCGCCTCCCCGGGCTCGTGGAAAACATCCGCTCGACGATCACCGCTTCGGAACGAGCCTTCGACGGCCGGCTTGATTCCGGCTCCCACAGCTATCTCTGGGAACACACCGTCCTTGTCGTCGAGATCGCCTTTCGTATCGCCGAGGAGGAGGGGCTCGATCCACTGGCCGCCGCAGCGGCAGCTCTTTTCCACGATGCCGGGAAGTTCGTCGAAGGACGTTACCACGAAAACAATGAGCCCGAAGAGGAAGCGGCGGCCGGACTTGCCGAGTCCATGCTTCCGGCTTCAGGCGCATCTCCGAGTTTGACCCGGAGAGTCGCCAAAGCCGTCCGGGATCTTTACAATCCCCGCGGCCGGCGGAACCGTCTTGCTTCGGCCGTCCACGACGCCGATTTTCTGGCCAAAGCCGGGCTTGTCGGGGTGGCCGGATTTTTCATCAAGTCAACGCTTCGGGGACGAGGTCTTGAAGACGCGATCGTCCATTCCCTGAGCCGGGAATTGACTTATGCCTCATGTCTGCCTTCGAACATGAGAACGAAGGCCGGCCGACATTTGGCCGAGAAGAAATCTTCAGCCGCCCTCGTTTTTTATCGCCGGTTGCTGGCCGAACTTGGAGAGATCCACGGCCGCCGGTTCCGAATCCGGAAAATCCGCATTCCGAAGCCGGGAACCCAAGGGGCCACCCTGGAAATCCGGCTTGTTCTTCCCGCCGTTTGTGGAGTCTGCGGCCGGAGTTGGCGGATCGCCTGGGATACGGAATCCGGAATCAAATGCGAGAAGCTCACCGCCGAAATCCGCTGTGCCGCCTGCGGTGAGCGCCTGTCCGTCTCCTTCTGTCTCCCGGAAATCCCGGCCTGA
- a CDS encoding carbonic anhydrase, with the protein MKTFCTAVNCMDGRVQVPVLTYLLRRFQTDCVDSITEPGPNRILAERDDPVAVQSILNRLKISVENHASVGIALAGHHDCCGNPACKDDQMGHLAAAVRYLRGLFQNIPVIALWVDENWNVIELSEL; encoded by the coding sequence ATGAAAACCTTCTGTACGGCCGTCAATTGCATGGATGGCCGCGTTCAGGTGCCGGTTTTGACCTATCTCCTTCGGCGTTTTCAAACGGATTGCGTCGACTCCATCACGGAGCCGGGTCCGAATCGCATCCTGGCCGAACGGGACGATCCCGTCGCGGTTCAATCCATTCTCAATCGCCTGAAAATCTCGGTGGAAAACCATGCCTCCGTCGGAATTGCCCTGGCCGGACACCACGACTGTTGCGGCAACCCGGCCTGCAAAGACGACCAGATGGGGCATCTGGCCGCCGCCGTACGATATCTCCGCGGGTTGTTTCAAAACATTCCGGTCATCGCCTTGTGGGTGGATGAAAACTGGAACGTCATCGAACTCTCCGAACTCTGA
- a CDS encoding molybdenum cofactor guanylyltransferase: MCRPSNKIKMTLVVLAGGGSRRMGTDKTRISVAGRTLLDHVLNQVRDRFGEILISVSPDSPSEVSGFPSVRDERSGFGPMEGIRRGLERAAHETCFILACDIPDIDFGLVERLLRNSGHTDITVPVSPDGTVEPLFGVYKQRVWTEAERLLSQGRRSVLALHDALRTIHIPITAEEKLLNLNTLADVKHYLSAR; the protein is encoded by the coding sequence ATGTGCCGGCCAAGCAACAAAATCAAGATGACGCTCGTCGTTCTGGCCGGAGGCGGAAGCCGGAGGATGGGGACCGACAAGACCCGGATTTCCGTTGCGGGCCGGACACTTCTCGATCATGTCCTGAACCAGGTCCGAGACCGATTCGGAGAGATTCTGATCTCCGTTTCCCCGGACAGCCCGTCCGAGGTCTCCGGGTTTCCATCCGTCCGCGATGAACGCAGCGGATTCGGACCCATGGAAGGCATCCGCCGCGGCCTCGAACGAGCCGCTCACGAAACGTGTTTTATCCTGGCCTGCGACATCCCCGACATCGATTTCGGCCTCGTCGAAAGGCTGTTGCGGAATTCCGGACACACGGACATCACCGTCCCCGTCTCACCGGACGGAACCGTCGAGCCTCTTTTCGGAGTTTACAAACAAAGAGTCTGGACGGAAGCGGAGAGGCTTTTATCACAAGGCCGGCGGAGTGTCCTGGCTCTTCACGACGCTCTCCGCACGATTCATATTCCGATAACGGCGGAAGAAAAACTCCTCAACCTGAACACCCTCGCGGACGTAAAACACTATTTATCCGCTCGATAA
- a CDS encoding aldo/keto reductase — MGKKLMKCTDLAPGYSISRVIKGGWQLAGGHGQVDQAQALEDMRRFVEAGMTTFDCADIYTGVEELIGCFLKDYRAAFLSGNLPAVQVHTKYVPDLSELSKLTSGHIEETIDRSLRRLGVERLDLVQFHWWDFEVKGYVEAAMRLNDLRVAGKIRHIGLTNFDAAHLREILDAGVPIISNQVQYSVLDNRPGADLAGMKEERGVKLLAYGTAAGGLLSERWLGKPDPCRGPFENRSLVKYRLIIEEWGGWTLFQELLTVLKRIGERYGAGIADVAIRLIMQKPAAAAVIVGARDSRHLDRLRRLESFDLDDEDKAAISLVLSQAKGPKGPVYALERDREGPHGRIMRYNLNHGENA; from the coding sequence GTGGGAAAGAAACTCATGAAATGCACCGACCTTGCTCCGGGATATTCGATTTCCCGGGTGATCAAGGGCGGTTGGCAACTGGCCGGAGGACACGGGCAGGTGGATCAGGCGCAGGCGCTCGAAGACATGCGCCGCTTCGTCGAGGCCGGCATGACGACCTTCGACTGCGCCGACATCTACACCGGCGTCGAGGAACTCATCGGCTGTTTCCTCAAGGATTATCGGGCCGCCTTCCTGTCCGGGAACCTGCCGGCCGTTCAGGTTCACACCAAGTATGTCCCCGACCTTTCCGAACTCTCCAAACTGACGTCGGGCCACATCGAGGAGACGATCGACCGTTCTCTCCGTCGCCTGGGAGTCGAGCGGCTTGACCTCGTGCAGTTCCATTGGTGGGATTTCGAGGTCAAGGGGTATGTGGAGGCGGCCATGCGCCTGAACGATCTTCGTGTCGCGGGCAAAATCCGCCACATCGGCCTCACGAATTTCGATGCCGCGCATCTCCGTGAGATACTTGATGCCGGGGTCCCCATTATTTCGAATCAGGTCCAGTACTCCGTGCTCGACAATCGCCCCGGGGCCGACCTGGCCGGAATGAAGGAAGAAAGGGGCGTCAAGCTTCTGGCCTATGGAACGGCGGCCGGGGGTCTTCTGTCCGAACGCTGGCTGGGCAAGCCGGATCCGTGTCGGGGACCTTTCGAGAACCGGTCCCTTGTCAAATACCGGCTCATCATCGAAGAGTGGGGAGGGTGGACTCTCTTCCAGGAGCTTCTCACCGTGCTGAAACGCATCGGCGAACGATACGGCGCGGGTATCGCGGACGTCGCCATCCGGTTAATAATGCAGAAACCCGCGGCCGCCGCCGTCATCGTCGGCGCAAGGGACAGCCGCCATCTCGACCGCCTGCGGCGGCTGGAATCCTTCGATCTTGACGATGAAGACAAGGCCGCAATCTCTCTCGTCCTGTCGCAAGCCAAGGGGCCGAAAGGCCCGGTTTACGCTCTCGAAAGAGACCGCGAAGGGCCTCACGGACGTATCATGAGATACAACCTCAACCACGGGGAAAACGCGTGA
- a CDS encoding PIN domain-containing protein has product MSAKFFLDTNILIYTFDDDNPGKRDRARALVGEALSDSRGCISSQVVQEFLNASLLKFSKPLTPADAQRFLTVVLEPLCTVFAGMDLFHQAITITDRWKFAFYDALIVASAFQAGCPILYSEDLQHGQKVESLQILNPFLL; this is encoded by the coding sequence ATGAGCGCTAAGTTTTTTCTCGATACGAACATCCTCATCTATACGTTCGATGATGACAATCCCGGGAAACGCGACCGGGCCAGAGCCTTGGTCGGCGAGGCGTTATCGGATTCCCGGGGTTGCATCAGCTCTCAGGTCGTACAGGAATTTCTAAACGCGTCCCTGCTCAAATTTTCAAAGCCCTTGACCCCGGCCGATGCCCAGCGATTCCTCACGGTGGTCCTCGAACCTCTCTGCACGGTTTTTGCCGGAATGGATCTTTTTCATCAGGCGATCACGATCACGGATCGGTGGAAGTTTGCGTTTTATGATGCCCTGATCGTGGCTTCGGCATTCCAGGCCGGGTGTCCCATTCTGTATTCCGAAGATCTCCAACACGGGCAAAAAGTCGAAAGCCTTCAAATTCTGAATCCTTTCCTTCTCTGA